The following coding sequences are from one Cervus canadensis isolate Bull #8, Minnesota chromosome 4, ASM1932006v1, whole genome shotgun sequence window:
- the CYSTM1 gene encoding cysteine-rich and transmembrane domain-containing protein 1: MNQGNPPPYPGPGPTAPYPPYPSQPMGPGVYPPGPPGGPYPPPQGGYPYQGYPQYGWQGGPQEPPKTTVYVVERERKTEDSGCQAALAACWAALCCCCLLESLD; this comes from the exons ATGAACCAAGGGAACCCTCCGCCGTATCCGGGCCCTGGTCCGACGGCCCCGTATCCCCCTTATCCATCACAACCGATGGGGCCTGGAGTCTACCCTCCAGGACCTCCAGGGGGACCCTACCCACCTCCTCAGGGCGGGTATCCCTACCAAGGATACCCACAGTACGGCTGGCAGGGCGGACCTCAGGAGCCTCCTAAAACCACAG tgtACGTGGTGGAGCGGGAAAGGAAGACGGAAGACAGCGGGTGTCAGGCGGCTCTGGCCGCCTGCTGGGctgctctctgctgctgctgcctcctgGAAAGCCTGGACTGA